CCGTTCCACACGATGGTGCCGGCGGCCTTGAGCTGGTCGGCCAGTTGGGCGGCGGTCTTCGGGCCGATGTCGAGGATCGTGTCGTCGTCGGCCACGTCCTTCACATCCTTGACGGTGGCAGCGGCGGTCGCGCTGAATTCCTTGGCGCACACCACATCGACGGGAATCGGCACCGAGGCGCCGCGCGCGGCCATCAAGTCGATGATGGCCTTGGCATCGCCCACCAGGTCCGGCTCGGCCAGCGACTTGCCGATCTTCAGGCCCGCGGCCAGCATGAACGTGTTGGCGATGCCGCCGCCGACGATCAGGTTGTCCACCTTGTCGGCCAACGTCTTCAGGATGGTCAGCTTGGTCGACACCTTGGATCCGGCCACGATGGCGACCAGCGGACGGGCCGGCTGGCCCAGCGCCTTGCCCAGCGCATCCAGTTCGGCGCCCAGCAGCGGGCCGGCACAGGCGACGGGCGCAAACTTGGCGATGCCGTGCGTGGTGGCCTCGGCGCGGTGGGCGGTGCCGAACGCGTCGTTGACATAGACATCGCACAGCTTGGCCATCTTCTGGGCCAGTTCGTCGCTGTTCTTCTTCTCGCCCTTGTTGACGCGGCAGTTTTCCAGCAGCACCACCTGGCCGGGCGCGACCTCCACGCCGTCGACCCAGTTCTGCACCAGCTTCACATCGCGGCCGAGCAGCTCGGACAGGCGCTCGGCCACCGGGGCCAGCGAGTCTTCCGGCTTGAACTCGCCTTCGGTCGGACGGCCCAGGTGCGAGGTGACCATCACGGCGGCACCGGCGTCGAGCGCGGCGCGGATGGCCGGCACCGAGGCACGGATGCGCGTATCTTCGGTGATGTTGCCGGCATCGTCTTGCGGCACGTTGAGGTCGGCGCGGATAAAAACACGCTTGCCGGCAAGCTTGCCTTCGGAGATGAGATCGGTCAGACGCAGGACGTGGGGCATGGCAGCAGCGGAGAAATCACGGAAAGCGGCGATTTTACCTGATGCCACTGGTCAAAACGTGCGTTTCTGCCCCGGAAACCTGACGCGCTCGTCCGTTGTGCGGCATCGCCGGCCGGATGGCGCGCCCGCCGGCTATGCCGCCGCCGGCGCACGCCGCCGCAGCCGCATCCATCCTTCGGCCGAATACACCGCAAGGCCGCACCAGATCAGCACGTAGCCGAACACCTTCGGTCCGGCGAACGGCTCGTTGTACAGCCACACGCCCAGCAGCAGCTGCAGCGTCGGGCTGACGTATTGCAGCAGACCGAGCAGCGACAGCGGAATGCGCCGCGCCCCGGCCCCGAACAGCAGCAGCGGCACGGCGGTCAGCGGACCGGCCAGCACCAGCAACAGCCGGATGCCCGGCGGCGCGGCCAGGAAGGCGTTCTGCTGCTGCGCGGCCAGCCAGCCCAGGTAGGCCAGCGTGGCCGGAAACAGCAGCAGCGTCTCCAGCGTCAGCCCCTCCAGTGCGCCCAGCGGCGAGGTCTTGCGCAGCAGGCCGTACAACCCGAAGGTCATCGCCAACGCCAGTGCGATCCACGGCAGGTGCCCGGCCTGCCAGGTCAGCCAGGCCACCCCGGCCGCGGCCAGCGCCAACGCCAGCCACTGCCCCGGCCGCAGCCGTTCGCCCAGCACCAGTAGCGCCAGCATCACCACCACCAGCGGATTGATGAAATAGCCCAGGCTCGCGTCGATCACGTGATCGTGGTTGACCGCCCAGATGTAGGTGCACCAGTTGAGCGCCAGCATGGTGGTGCTGGCCAGGTGCCGCGCCACCACGCGCGGCTCGCGGCGCAGCGCCCACAGCCACGCCCAGTGCCGCTTGACAGCCAGCACCCCCACCATCACCGCCAGCGACCAGATCACCCGGTGCGACAGGATCTCCAACGGCGTGACGCGCTTCAGCAGCTTGAAGTACAGCGGAAACAGGCCCCACATCGTGTAGGCCAGGAGGGCAAAGATAACGCCTCTGCGGGCATGGGCCGACACGTTTATCCCCAGAGACGCAGCACGGTATAAACAGCCATGCCGACCAGGATCATGCTCAGCATCCGCCGCGTCGCCACATAGAACGCGGTGGCGGCGACACCCGCCATCAGGCGCGGGTTGGTCCAGCTCGCGTCGAAGCCGCCGTGGTACCACAGCAGATCGGGCAGCACGATGGCCACCAGCGCGGCGGCCGGCGCGAAGCGCAGCGCGTGCTGCGCGCGCATCGGCAGTGTGATGCGGTCGCCCACCATCAGGAACAGGGCGCGCGTGACGACGGTCACGAGGGTCATGCCGAAGATGGTCAGCCAGATTTCGAGCGTGCTCACGGCCCCTCCTTCGGTTCGGACTGCGCCGGCAGCGCGCGGCGGCGCTGCCATTGCAGGCGGGCCGCGGCTTCGTCGCCGGCCAGGCCGGCCGCCATTGCGCCCACCACGGCGATCACCAGGCTCAGCCGGTACGGCAGCTTGAAGGCGACCAGCGCCAGCAGCGCGGCGACCGCCACGGCCATCAGCGTGGCGCGCGAGCGGATGGTCGATACCATCACCGGAATCAGCGCCAGCGTGCCGGCCAGCGCCAGCCCCCACGCATCCGGAAACAGGCTCGCGCCAACGATGCCCAGCACGGACGACACCTGCCACACGGCCCAGTTGGACAGCGTCATGCCCCAGAAATAGCCCTCCTTGCCACGTTCCGGGCCGGCCCCGGGAAAGCGCTGCGTAAACAGCACGAACGGCAGGTCGCCATTGATGAAACCGAGCATGACCCGCCGCCCGAACGGCAGATGGCCGAAATGCTGCATCAGCCCCGCGCTGAAGATGATGAAACGCACATTGACGATGAACGCGGTCAGCAGCACGGTCCAGACCGGCAGGCCGGCGGCCACCAACGGCAGCACGGCCAGTTGGGACGAGCCGGCATAGACCAGCAGCGACATACCGATCGCCTGCGGGAGGGTCAGGACCGACTTGCTCATCGCCACGCCGGTCACCAGCCCCCAGGTGAACACGGGCGGCACCGAGCGAACATAGGAGCGGGCACCGGCGACGAAACCGGCGCGCTCCGCCGGGTCGATGGCCTGCCACCGGCGCTGCAGCGCCGCGCCCCAGCGGACTAGCGCCATGGCGTCCCCGCAAGCGGTGTCATCGTCTCTTTCTGGGCTGCCGACCGGGGGCGGACGGCAGCGCGCGGGCGCGGGAACGGCGGGGGCGGCATGGGTGGCTCGTAGGGAACATCCGATTATACTTTTGATGTTAAGCAGTTGTTTAACACGCAGGAAGCGCGCAACGCGAATTCGCAACGCCCGGGATGTGCCGCCAAGATCAGCGTTGGCGTCCCCGCCCCCACCCCCTTACAATTCCGCCTTTGTCGGAAACATTGAGCCAGGACACCACAGGAGCCCTCCATGGCCAGCATGGCAGACCGCGACGGCAAGATCTGGAAAGACGGCAAGCTGATCGAATGGCGCGACGCACAACTCCACGTGCTCACCCACACCCTGCACTACGGCATGGGCGTGTTCGAGGGCGTGCGTGCGTACCAGACGCCGGCCGGCCCCGCCATCTTCCGCCTGCCCGAGCACACGCGCCGGCTGTTCAACTCGGCCAAGATCTTCCAGATGCAGATTCCGTTCTCGGAACAGCAACTGATGGACGCGCAGCGCGAAGTCGTGCGCGCCAACGCGCTGGCGTCCTGCTACATCCGCCCGCTGGTATGGCTCGGCTCCGAGAAGATGGGCGTGTCCGCCCGCGGCAACACCGTCCACGTGGCGATCGCCGCCTGGCCGTGGGGCGCGTACCTGGGCGAGGAAGGCATGCAGCGCGGCATCCGCGTCAAGACATCGTCCTTCACGCGCCACCATGTGAACGTGTCGCTGGTGCGCGCCAAGGCCAGCGGCTACTACATCAACTCGATTCTCGCCAACCAGGAAGCCACCGGCCTGGGCTATGACGAAGCCCTGCTG
The sequence above is drawn from the Ralstonia solanacearum K60 genome and encodes:
- a CDS encoding phosphoglycerate kinase, with protein sequence MPHVLRLTDLISEGKLAGKRVFIRADLNVPQDDAGNITEDTRIRASVPAIRAALDAGAAVMVTSHLGRPTEGEFKPEDSLAPVAERLSELLGRDVKLVQNWVDGVEVAPGQVVLLENCRVNKGEKKNSDELAQKMAKLCDVYVNDAFGTAHRAEATTHGIAKFAPVACAGPLLGAELDALGKALGQPARPLVAIVAGSKVSTKLTILKTLADKVDNLIVGGGIANTFMLAAGLKIGKSLAEPDLVGDAKAIIDLMAARGASVPIPVDVVCAKEFSATAAATVKDVKDVADDDTILDIGPKTAAQLADQLKAAGTIVWNGPVGVFEFDQFGNGTKVLAEAIAGSSGFSIAGGGDTLAAIAKYGIADRVGYISTGGGAFLEFLEGKTLPAVEILEQRAQRQEALA
- the rarD gene encoding EamA family transporter RarD, encoding MSAHARRGVIFALLAYTMWGLFPLYFKLLKRVTPLEILSHRVIWSLAVMVGVLAVKRHWAWLWALRREPRVVARHLASTTMLALNWCTYIWAVNHDHVIDASLGYFINPLVVVMLALLVLGERLRPGQWLALALAAAGVAWLTWQAGHLPWIALALAMTFGLYGLLRKTSPLGALEGLTLETLLLFPATLAYLGWLAAQQQNAFLAAPPGIRLLLVLAGPLTAVPLLLFGAGARRIPLSLLGLLQYVSPTLQLLLGVWLYNEPFAGPKVFGYVLIWCGLAVYSAEGWMRLRRRAPAAA
- a CDS encoding AzlD domain-containing protein, whose amino-acid sequence is MSTLEIWLTIFGMTLVTVVTRALFLMVGDRITLPMRAQHALRFAPAAALVAIVLPDLLWYHGGFDASWTNPRLMAGVAATAFYVATRRMLSMILVGMAVYTVLRLWG
- a CDS encoding AzlC family ABC transporter permease → MALVRWGAALQRRWQAIDPAERAGFVAGARSYVRSVPPVFTWGLVTGVAMSKSVLTLPQAIGMSLLVYAGSSQLAVLPLVAAGLPVWTVLLTAFIVNVRFIIFSAGLMQHFGHLPFGRRVMLGFINGDLPFVLFTQRFPGAGPERGKEGYFWGMTLSNWAVWQVSSVLGIVGASLFPDAWGLALAGTLALIPVMVSTIRSRATLMAVAVAALLALVAFKLPYRLSLVIAVVGAMAAGLAGDEAAARLQWQRRRALPAQSEPKEGP
- a CDS encoding branched-chain amino acid transaminase, which codes for MASMADRDGKIWKDGKLIEWRDAQLHVLTHTLHYGMGVFEGVRAYQTPAGPAIFRLPEHTRRLFNSAKIFQMQIPFSEQQLMDAQREVVRANALASCYIRPLVWLGSEKMGVSARGNTVHVAIAAWPWGAYLGEEGMQRGIRVKTSSFTRHHVNVSLVRAKASGYYINSILANQEATGLGYDEALLLDTEGYVSEGSGENVFIVRNGVIYTPDLASCLDGITRDAIMTIARDLGIEVREKRITRDEMYCADEAFFTGTAAEVTPIRELDDRVIGAGSRGPITTQLQSTFFDIVNGKSPIEKYKAWLTQV